The following are encoded in a window of Halorarum salinum genomic DNA:
- a CDS encoding sulfite exporter TauE/SafE family protein, giving the protein MGITAVGPGGVFVTAALYALLDIPPGTVAGTASATFVATGLLGTATYLRSGELGDRGGAVAAGLLSLGGIFGALVGVRLNAMVSEQLFGYLLGAFLTLSGVLVWHRARGTTDERRTLDPSTWSGRVAVTVIGFAVGVPGGLLGVGGPVIAVPLLVVVGMPMLLAVALAQVQSVFLAAGATAGYVAQGAVSWPLAALVGVPELVGVIAGWHFAQHTNPARLKRGLAVLLVVLGPYLVLS; this is encoded by the coding sequence ATGGGAATCACCGCCGTTGGCCCCGGGGGCGTCTTCGTCACAGCGGCGCTGTACGCCCTACTGGACATCCCGCCTGGCACTGTCGCCGGTACAGCCAGCGCTACCTTCGTCGCTACGGGGCTGCTCGGGACCGCCACGTATCTTCGCTCTGGCGAACTCGGCGACCGCGGGGGGGCCGTCGCGGCGGGACTGCTCAGCCTCGGGGGGATCTTCGGCGCGCTTGTCGGCGTCCGGCTCAATGCCATGGTCTCCGAGCAGCTGTTCGGTTATCTACTCGGTGCGTTCCTCACACTCTCCGGCGTGTTGGTCTGGCATCGTGCCCGCGGGACCACTGACGAGCGGCGCACGCTCGACCCCTCGACCTGGTCGGGGCGAGTCGCAGTCACCGTCATCGGGTTCGCCGTGGGCGTCCCCGGCGGTCTGTTGGGCGTCGGCGGTCCCGTCATCGCCGTGCCGTTGCTGGTGGTCGTGGGCATGCCGATGTTGCTCGCCGTGGCGCTTGCACAGGTTCAGTCGGTGTTCCTCGCGGCCGGAGCCACTGCCGGCTACGTCGCGCAGGGAGCGGTTTCGTGGCCGTTGGCCGCGCTGGTGGGCGTCCCGGAACTCGTCGGCGTGATTGCCGGCTGGCACTTTGCCCAGCATACCAATCCTGCCCGGCTCAAGCGCGGGCTTGCGGTCCTGCTCGTCGTTCTTGGACCGTATCTCGTGCTGTCATAG
- a CDS encoding NRAMP family divalent metal transporter: MSFDFNAYHDLRSIFGVETSVSDVFRKYGLAFVMVASYFGSGSVFIASSAGVRYGYSLLWAVVGAVLLGYMAQDMSARLGIFGESLAAFAREKLGRTVSTVLMVLLSVGCVAWTLELTAAVGKGIVVLFGLQAIGWGPFAYLTGLAAIVIGILGYDWVEKIMVSMMFALLVSYVFVAGASSPDIVAAATGFVPVLGGMNGMVLAVSILGTTALWPNFFLESELVEEKGWIGADAIPDMRRDLAIGYAVGGITTIAIVVASAAVLRPAGYEQLETFLTPGKAMATVLGEWAMVVFLVGTLAAAFNSIIPIMWAPAYIIRETLGGEYAESRRTFLIIYVAGVGLGSLSPLVHQYLGLSVIDMIILFPAYNAVVGLPVTAALLFWAVNDSDVMGEHTNGVTLNVLNAALILIAAYSAYSAGRLVIETILTGGLAG; encoded by the coding sequence ATGAGCTTTGATTTCAACGCGTACCACGATCTTCGCTCGATATTCGGCGTCGAAACGTCCGTAAGCGACGTCTTCCGGAAGTACGGGCTGGCGTTCGTGATGGTCGCCAGTTACTTCGGCTCCGGGTCAGTCTTCATCGCCAGTTCCGCCGGCGTCCGCTACGGCTACTCGCTTCTCTGGGCCGTCGTGGGCGCGGTGCTACTCGGCTACATGGCCCAGGACATGAGTGCCCGTCTCGGCATCTTCGGCGAGTCCCTGGCGGCCTTCGCCAGAGAAAAACTTGGACGGACCGTCTCGACGGTGCTTATGGTACTTCTATCGGTCGGCTGTGTCGCCTGGACGCTCGAACTCACCGCCGCTGTCGGGAAGGGCATCGTCGTCCTGTTCGGCCTCCAAGCGATCGGCTGGGGCCCCTTCGCATACCTGACCGGCCTTGCGGCCATCGTCATCGGTATCCTCGGCTACGACTGGGTCGAAAAGATCATGGTCTCGATGATGTTCGCCCTTCTCGTCAGCTACGTCTTCGTCGCCGGTGCCTCCTCGCCGGATATCGTCGCTGCGGCGACGGGGTTCGTCCCCGTCCTCGGCGGTATGAACGGGATGGTGCTGGCGGTCTCCATTCTCGGGACCACAGCGCTGTGGCCCAACTTCTTCCTCGAATCCGAACTCGTCGAAGAGAAGGGCTGGATCGGAGCTGACGCGATCCCTGATATGCGCCGCGACCTCGCCATTGGCTACGCAGTCGGCGGGATCACGACGATCGCCATCGTCGTCGCTTCTGCCGCGGTCCTGCGACCGGCAGGGTACGAGCAACTCGAGACGTTCCTCACGCCCGGCAAAGCCATGGCGACTGTGCTCGGTGAGTGGGCGATGGTCGTCTTCCTCGTAGGGACTCTCGCGGCGGCCTTCAACAGTATCATCCCCATCATGTGGGCGCCCGCCTACATAATCCGCGAGACGCTTGGCGGCGAGTACGCCGAGAGCCGCCGGACGTTCCTCATCATCTACGTCGCCGGCGTCGGACTCGGGAGCCTCTCACCACTGGTCCATCAGTATCTGGGCCTGAGCGTCATCGACATGATCATCCTCTTCCCGGCGTACAACGCCGTGGTCGGACTGCCCGTTACCGCAGCATTGCTGTTCTGGGCGGTCAATGACTCCGACGTGATGGGCGAACACACCAACGGGGTGACGCTCAACGTCCTCAACGCCGCACTCATCCTGATAGCGGCCTACTCGGCCTATAGCGCCGGTAGATTGGTCATCGAAACGATTCTCACAGGCGGGCTCGCCGGATGA